The Lytechinus variegatus isolate NC3 chromosome 1, Lvar_3.0, whole genome shotgun sequence nucleotide sequence TCTTGTAGAGATACACTAATGCATTATGTACAGTGTTTCTTTTGTGTCTGAATGTCCTTATATTGACTATTTAATTACTCAGGTTAGCCATTTTAGCTCTCATGAACTGTTCTAGTTCGATAGCCTGAAAAGAAGGCAAAAGGTCCCATTtttaagtctttggtatgacttggTCAGGGATTGAACCGACGACCTGTTATGAGACAGACTTTCTTCCACTGAGCCTGTATTTTTATTGATGGGCTGTTTGCTCCCAAACAATGAATTCACTATCAAACCGTACATTTATTCATACTATTGTATGATTAAATTGGTGTGTCTGAAAGGGTATTGTGCCCTTGATACTATTGTCACTTTAGTGATAATCATTGGCTCAATGTTATTCATGATATGAGTGTTATTGCATTGTGTGAtatattgtttgtttcttttgttgaaCTCTGTACAAAAGTTCAGAAGTAGGTCAGAGGTATTAAGGTTTGTTCTGTTTTGTGTTTTCTCATTGCCTTGGCATAGTAATCATAATGGGTGAATGCCTAATTGATTATGGGTAGAACATCACACTTATATAGTTTGTGTGTTTTTTACAAGTTCAAGGAGAAAAATTTGGTTATATTAACTCGATGTCCGCAGTTGGTCTAGCACACTTGGTCAAATACACATTTAGACTTTTCACTTTGCCCAATGCACGGCTGGTCTCATTTCCATTTAAATCTACTTGTTATTTACTTTGTCACATTGGAAAGATGGTTCACGGATAGTCTGATAAAACATGGGCTAAACCTGTTTGGTCTGCTATTCGTTTGGTTTAAATACACTTGATAAAATACCCACTAAGTTGGTGGCCTTTTATGTGATCTATGCAATGTTTGGATGGTTATATGAAAAATGTccttttccactttttttcattgatgTACATCAATAGGCTTTTCTCAGACAATGAACAGTACATTTAGTGTAGGGACCTCCCCATCACATTTATTTACTCCTCCGTTgtccttattttttcatttgaaaatgaatgaattttagAAATAGGCATACAAGTAGAATTATTATTGCACAAAATGTAGATCTTCAAATTTTCCCTTGCAATTTCTAAAAGAGAGAATAATCTATAGTTGTAATCAGTACATAAGTTTTGACATTGTATTTCAAGAAGTGGAATTAAAAATGGAGACAAATTAAAATCATCTACATCAAaataccatcatcgtcatcatcatcatcaccaccattataatcatcatcaccaccaccaccatcatcataatcatcattatcatcatcaccagatcaccaccaccaccatcatcatcatcccatcttaatcatcatcaccatcatcttatcatcatcaccatcatcttcatcaccatcataaccatcatcatcataatcatcgtcatcaccatcattatcacatcatcatcaccaccaccaccaccatcatcatcatcatcatcatcatcaccatcagcatcatttcatcatcaccatcatcatcatcaccatcatcatcatcaccatcatcatcatcaatatcctCCTCACCATCCTCCCCCTCCTCATTTATTTCAGTCAGCATATTCCCTCTTACAAGGGGTGACAGATTCTTGCAGTACGATGACACTCCCTCCTTCAACTTCTTTCTGTCTTGAGCATTCTCCTCTTTCAGACCAACCTGACTGGTTTTccttttcaccattttctttcCATCTTTGTTCTATCCTGTTCCTTTAGACCAGTAAAAAAGGCAGCGCCACGTCGATATATGCTGCTTTATCGGACGAGATGGAAGGTGTTGGAGGTTGCTACCTTGATAACTGTGGCTCTGTTGCATCCAGCAGCCTCTCCTATGACAGGAAGTTACAGGTCGCCCTGTGGAAGGAATCCTGTGAGTGGTGCAGGCTTCCTGTTGATATCACCAGCCACAGGACATTGAAGGAGATGAACaaccagcagcagcagcagaatgGTAGGACAAGGATGGGGTCACAGTGACTCCAACCTTTCATTAAATATACCTCTACAGGTGGTACCCACAGGACACCTCCACAGGGTCTAAATCCTTGTGGCAGTTTCATTGTGGTGTCATGGAACCATTCTAAAAAGATAACAATCAATTAAACAAATGGGAAGAATGGTGTTTGTGATTTCAGGACAGCAGAACAATAGCAGACCTGCCGACCAGTAAGTTTTAggcgtatttagtacgtttttgcaaccaaaatttgtttgtaaaaaatacaaaatcgtaatttattgagaaaaattatCTCTATATgtttctatttcataaaacgtacacaaatatggttattacatcaatttaatttcaggtaactttttttttcaatcattttgttaaaaccagggtgaagaTATACACGTTTCaaggttatgttttttttcatctgcaagagcagtgcgcattttagcttgcatgcagcttgagcgccgcgatgagcgagtgcgccaagcattttattatgaaatacacatttttgggaaaaatatgtttattttaatcagtttttcattcccagatgTTGGCAGATCTGCAATAGGCCAGgagcccattgcataaaagttaataTTATGGTAACTTCCCTTAAATCCTTGATCCTGATTGGTTGCTTAGCATCGTTACCGTGGAAGTTACAATTTGTTGGCAAAGTTACcgtaatagtaacttttatgcaatgggcccgGGACTAGTTATACTGTATATGGAGTGCACTGTATTCTTAATTTGTTGGTCCCATTACATGCTTGAGAAGtgattttataaaaagaaaaaaaactaaaccAGCAAAAACATCTGAATGTTAATTATTAATGGAGACCCAATTGTAACATTAATCTGAATTCTGCCCATATTATTAGTAAAAATAATGTACCATATTGCCATTTTGGTAAAACACAAGTTCTCTTAAAATTGAAGTTCATTTAATTAGTTCTTACATGTAATATGTTTGCAAAATATCAATACATTTCATGCTTTACATCTATTAAGCAACATGATTTGTCAATCTTTTTAAACACATTCCAACTCTTAtgttatattcatatatataatcCTGTTCAACTTGATTAAATCttatacagtgtatatatatttgCAGCTGATTATGTTCAATTGTACTAAACTAAGACAATAAGGCATgccatatttacatgtaggcaaCACAAATAATGTACATAAAGCCTTTTGGATATTAATTAAGTGCCAATTATGTTGTACTTTGAGAGTCCAGTTAATTTCCAATTAACCTTGATAAATAATGCATTCATTCTTTAAAACTCAACAACATGAATAGAACATTTGTATATGCAGttcattataaattataatgtaTTGGTAACTCTCCCAACTATAGATGCCATATGAAAATCTGCCATATGGTATTATACAATGCCTACTTAGTTTTTGTATGCATGCTAATGAGAAGATGAATGTGCAACATTCGTAATgttgcacatgtacatgtaccatccgAAATGTAGCATTGCATGACTTACATGTAGGAGGTGATGTCACAATATGATTCAACTCATTGCAACTAGTAAATAAATGCAGGTGTAGGGAGTACTTGCTAAGTGTGCTCTGCCATTGTAGGTTAAGGTactttgctttttgctttcaatcaTTCCTTCCTAtagtttaaagtgattggttaacattggtttgacttttaaaaaaatctgagctacgtgtagaaggtcacacttgtcacctgtgtctgtgatatgttgtacaaaaatgaagcccagaaaaaattgcgttcgaaaatcattatttagtgcttaaaaaattgaaatataaagtgacaggaaacacaatcttaatttcatcccattcactaatgtgtactatttaggcgtctacaagacgcctatttacataatcagggtttgccttgtagttttagcttttcattctcaataatggttattttcagggtttattagttctaatacatgcacttgtacacatgtttcatcttggtttgagaatttttttaaatcggctgctcacaaagttaaccAATACCTTTAACAGGAAAACATATTATTGTTAGTATGTTTGCTAATAGTGATTATTCTTTTTCATGCAGTGGTATGACATTTCGCCTTCAGTGTAAGAAAGATAAACCGGTACTCTTTTAACTTGAGTCTTTTTCTTTCACCTTATGAGAAATCTGGTACCATCACACTCATGCTTGTTCACTATTTGTATATGAAATGATATCTATTAAATGACGTCATCTCTTCTCATAcgttacatacatacatgtagatcataattgtatttgtaatgGTATATTACTaccatttgtattttgtttaattgtttTTAGTATAGTTTTAAATATgaaggaaaatataaatgctGCAAAATATTTCTCAGGTAGAAATGGTCgtactgaaaatacattttatgacTTGCACCAATGTTTAactaaattaatatttttacacaaaagaTACTCTCAAGATTGCTagaattttgatactttttaatttttttgtaacaCAATTTGTCGTGAAGAAAGTTGAACTATTagatattatttgatttgttaagGATCATGTCGTATTTCTTAAATAATTtacagagtgagtcagaaaaaatgttcCGTAAGTTTGAAGCTGTCTTGTCTGAGTTGTGAACATTTaatcattgatttattgatatttcttgATAGAGTTAATGTCCCCGCATATTTTGGTACCATTTTCATACGGATCTTTGCATGCATGACTGACTACAAAGTAATCTCCAGAAGGTTGTAAAATCTCAGTTGCTGGTTGAAGAATGAAACAAAGAGTGAAAAAGTAATTGTGTAAACGCAGTAAGATACCTACCcatcatttcattcaaaatcatGTAATCATGTTAATTCATTATGTTcagtatttttattgtatttctgtgtgtgaaaatttatttcctccatttgctgaaaaaaaatacacttgcAGATATTTAATAGCAAGCTTTTCATATAAAATCtagaataattatattattttgtacttatttgAATTAATGGAAACTCATTATTGCGCTAATGTTGTGTTAGTACACCTAATGTGAATTCATGCATATTCTATATATGAACAAAAAGATTTACAATTTATGGTTTATAATCTCGAGTGCAATCAGAGATTGTGTATATATGTGCAATTACTTTTTCTAACAACCCTGAATGAAACTCAAAACAATCAacttcaaatgatttttttaaaagaaaagtaacaaatgaatgacagaatttaattttaaatagtaaaaactttattcttattttttatgtttaaacATGTAATGGACTCGGTGCCAAAGCAGCCAACACAGAGTACTCTTCATTTGCTTTCTTAATTATACTTAAACACATGATAAGTTTATGTGTTATGCACTATAAAAGAACagaatattactattattactatcattattatgctTTTATGacctttgtttcatttttaatatcctTTTAAAGATATTGTGTAATTTGTGATTTGGTTTATCCAGTAAACTTactatttcttgtttattcTAGCATCTATTTTCTTGAACAGGGTTACTTTGCATTAAATACTTAGAACATTACTTAAACATATTGTTGCATTTCGAtagtatttgaaaataaatacatcatGTGTATATACCTCACTAAAGCTTTCATTTTCCATCActttataattttataaatttccTTCATTAATACATTGgtgtaaattttattttgatatcatgaaCTATTTGAACATATtgtaattttgaataatttcagtATTCGCTTACGCTGTGtggcaatgtacatgtacatgtatgatcatatTTTTAGAACAGTACATTAAAGTGAGAGCTATTTTATTAAGTTTCcttcataatacatgtatttttacttGAAGGAAAACAAATGCTGCAGAATTTGAACCTGCCAATGTCTATTGTGATTTCATAGCAAAGTATTAAAATGAATGGAATATATTctataacaaataacaaagtcatactttgtgttttattgtgaATGCATGAGTTATAAACCTTGCAAGCATTTTATAGTACGTACAATCAGTAATTTGTACTGTATGTGTTCCATAGTGAATATTATTAAAGTTGAGGTGAACTATGAATTTTGAGATAGTATAAACAAGCTTTTCAAATTAATCATGTAGCATCAAGTATCAAGATGCTTTCATTATCAATAATGAGGATTGTCAAGTATGAATTCATAGGCTGTGGGTAgcactagtctgcaggcacagaccctgattggaactttgatcaacaagtgtgcctccaggcaagactagcacatacgagccttcagtacacaaggcatgagtaggctgcacattcagacccttacataactcaagtgaagggtttgcctaGCAGACTAGGGTAGCACAGAGGCGTTACTGCAAGAAGCCCATGTGATTTATTGGTAGTCTTGATGCATAAAcctttaaaataaaacattgtaaaatattttgcttGGCCATTAATGAAATCCTGTAGTTTTTTAAATACTGGATATCTTTGAACAATAATTAGATTCAACTACATGGAAAGCAGGATTTCTCAACTCTGGTTGAGAAACAAAACTAGGTCCATACTGTAGACTAATTGGTTCAAAGagaagcaaaaaacaaacaaaacaacatCAATACTATACATTACATGGAAAAATTTTCAGCTAAGTCAAGTATGAGTGAGTACACATACAagccaaactttttttttttaagttagtcacaaggcatttttttttctggtgaaTAATTCAAAGTCCATCTTTCATTGTAAGACCACACTTCCACAATGAACAAGGGCAGCACTacaatggggaggggggggggagaaggggtGGCAGGGGGCAACTAAAACTTTTAACAAGTATTACTGGAGACAAAACAAGACGAGATGTACAGTTCATATTTATTGAAGGTGATAACTTCTAACAAATACAGTAATATGCAGGAGTAGGTGTGATGGTGACTATACTCTAAAGAGGTAGATAAAATAAACTTATGAAGTAGAATAAATGTAAACTCTTAATTTGTAACCCTCTTTTAATAGTCGGGTCAACTCATCAGCTGATGGTCAGCCTTCAGCCCTTGACCAAAACAAATCAATGTGTTATAACTTATTCTAAATTTGGGAGTGAACAACCCTGAGTAGGAAGAATGTATCACAAGAAGTCCATACAATGAGTGTGCATCAGAGTTTAATCTTGAACGAGTaatcattttcaaaaagaatGTTGGAGTTGGTAAACATATACTTTCAGTAGAAGTATTGCTAATTAATATGTAGTTATTGTTATTgatcaaatattgaaaatatgatatAGGTCTTATCACAAACACTACTTTTCCTGTTCAATTGAGAATCTGATTCAGgtcatctacccccccccctccctacaaCCCTCCCCTATAGAAATATTCTGGTGCCATCCTTGTCAATAGGGGGCAATTTTCAAATGTTTAGCCCTTCTTGGTTTGAAATACAACATGCATAAATCCATCCAGAATTTACTAccattgtgtattttttaaatcatgtgaCAGAAGAGGTTACTTGAATATGTTTCAGTATATTAGATAGGCACTTCTTTAAGtcctttatttttatgttattgcaCTGGCATAAAGAGGGGGGGAGGGATAACAATTcaattaaactttatttttcacaatttaaaaaatatatacaaatcgttcacatataaaatatatcgaAGATGTGAAGGGGTCAAAGAAAGCATAGTTGCTTGTATAAATTGGCCCTATACCACATACCACTCCAGTTGATGAGTTTGATTGTGTTACATTAAATGACTGGTGAATATATTTATCAAGTTATTACAGATTAATGGAATATTTCAACAATATTAATTCCTGACCAAAACAAAGGCATCATTTCATTCTTGTTTCATACATCTCCTCATAATATTTCATCACTTGATCAGTAAGTCTGATAACATCTTGGGTGACCTGATCACGGCGAGGCATTGGATTGGCTGGAGCAAATTCACTGCTTGTTAATGCTCTATCATAGATATACATCAATTCATCCAGCAATCCGTCGGCTGGGTGAACCCATTTCTTAACGATGTCAGTAGATGGATTCCAATGCATCATGCTCTCTCTGTATGGGATACCTATAGCTTCACAGATCTTTGGTAGCATTTCAGCAGGCCTAGCCAGCAAATCGTCTCCGTCAATCACAACTGGCTCACTGTTCAAGTTATCCTTCACATATTTCCAGGTTTCATGAATACCCCGGAAGTACAATCCAGCTCTATCAAACATGACATAATCCCTCTCTATGTCATATTCTTCCTCCGCCATTGTTGCTTTGGAGTCACCCTCAAACTTGGCAGAGTTTGCATATGCGACCTTTCGGAAGGAATAGAAGACTCGGAGGGGATGTCGAATCAGGAACACATATTTGTACCCTTGAGGGAGATATTGGATCTTGTCCTTATTCATTGCTTGAGCCAGGTCCTTGACGAACACGCAGGGGCTGGCATCTTTTTCTAGAAGCTGTTTGAGTGACCCATACCTATACAAGAAAGACAAGGAGAATAAATACTTTTTGAAAGGCAACCTTAGTTGAATCTACATGTACCGGTAGTTTCAGTGCTACACTGCAGTGTAGGGGGAATTGACAGGActtattatataggcctacagtaggcctatataataagTCCTGTCAATTCATTATCTTCAACAGACTTTATTTAACTACTCAGTTACTTACAAGAATAGAATTGGGAGATCACTGAAATCTGATTGTTGAGATatgagaaaacatttttttttctacaaccACAAAATTTGACCTGTTTTTAGTAAGCTGTGGGAGGGAAGCTGGAGGGAAGAATTGGGATAGTTGGCATCTGTTGCTTCTTAATTTCTATCTGCTctgttcaaattatttcatgaaatttgtaaaaaaagaaaacagtgaTGTCTTTGATATTGCAATACTTCAGGCATGACTAAAAATATCTTTCTTTATAATCAAAATGACTTTAAAAATGGCTTAATTTCTTAGCTCTGCTCGGCCTGCATGGAACACGAAAAGTTCTGTCGTGATACCTCtcctaattctttcaaaattcataacaaaatggctGATTGAGACTGGGGTAGAAGAGTTATTGTGACCACAATCTACCGTACTCCTGTGAGTATGAGTAAATGCACAGTGAGTTCCTGGGCTCCAGCCTGCGAAGCGGGCGGGATCTCCCTGGGCTAATTTCCCCCATATGTTTTACAGTACACAGTCGCGTGTCGATGTGCCATGGTTTATTTACTCAACGCTGTTGGGCGCCCTTCCCCAGGAGCATTTTTCAGGCATTTGGGAGCATTTAACAAAATGGCAGAAGTGTCCAACCTTCCCCTTGCATAGTGTGGGGTAATGCCCCAACAAAGttccttttaatttgtttttgtactGTGTACATTTGTTGTGTTGACAATGAATCCTGTCTGAATTTATATACTTACGCAAGATGTTCTGGATGAACTTTGCAGGACATCATATCTCCAATAGCAGATGCTGCTTGCTCAAAAGTCTTTTCATTTCCATCATAGTCAAGCGGTAACGAAATATTATGCTTGGCTGAAGCGATGATCGAAATTGCCCTGCTGTAGCAGAACGGCTCGAACCACACCGTACTGTCCGCCGGAGCTCCGGCGGCGATGCATTTGGTCAGGGCGGTCGAGACGGAACGGGGCACAGACCACATTATAGTACGACATTTTGACTCTTTTTCCATCTCAACTGAACGTTTTGCATCCTTTAATAAATCTGAAGATCCTGACATGATATGTGCAATAATGTCTGACCCTTTCTCCCCAAACTAAACCACCAAAGACTCGATCCTAGCGCCTGATTGATCGTAAATCTCCTTGATTAATCATGTGCGTGTGCGTTATATGAGAAATATAAACATTCGCACGAATTAGTCTATAACATAtacttttatattgtttttatttcaaataaatcagAACCTGGTTTTAAACTCACAAATCATTTCAAGATATAtctgaaaaatataataaaaacaatacaatgatGTAGCACCAGCgatatttgtatttattgcaTTCATATCTTGAATTAGCATGACATTGGATTGACATTGGATTGAAGCTGTAAACTAATAAAACCTACTTTCGAGTGGGCGTGTCACCCCGAAGAAACGGGGCAACCTATTTCAAGGACAGTCCATTTCTCTATCTAGAATAAAGTATTCGtcatattatttgaaaaaaaaagcagcagcatttttttttttcgggggggggggggaacagaccaagcaaaaaataaaataaaaaattctcCTTCGTGTGCTTCCTGTCACATCCGATTTCCTAATTCTGCAACATTTGATAAGCTTGATTGCAATGAATGGGGCATTTTGTGAGCTCTAACTTTTTTTGAATTTCCAGGGCTCTTGAGCTTTTCAGGGGCAAAATCGACCCTAGCTCCCATGGGacaaatttctgaaaatctgtgAGCGAGTGAGTAAAGATTTTTACCTTTCAATGCAAAATTCCAATTTTGTAATAAAGTTTGACGTAATTTAACAATTAcccattttcctttccttttcttgatcatgtatttttttcccgggggggggggtgtctatGACACCTAGCCACCCACCCATCTGTATGCCAGTGTAAAAAGATGATATCAGCCTGcactttaattttttatttaggTTTATTCCTGTTACTCTGTTCTTATGCACCCAGACCCCCAAATCTGTAACTTCACGCTATACAGAAATATTGTAGCCCAATATTTAGGACATTTATGAGTTCCTGATGTAGCATCTTCTTTGATTGGTCTCAAGAATAGAGGCCTTCATATATATTCAGCatattataaaacatatttcatacTTATTATAGAGGAGTGGCACAGGATCTCTTGATGGTATAGGGCCTAAAGATGCATATTTTTCCTCAGTGAAAGAAAATATGGATATTACACAGGGGtcgtttgggggggggggggggggggggggggcgggcttCACCGCTTCagccccacttttttttccaaaagccataaaaatgaccatcgcaattgtgattttttgcatggtcagcccccccccccccccatttcaaaaCCATTCCACAACCCTGCATTAATGTCAGCCCCAGCCTTCTCTTGTCATAactctttcctttccccttcttttcattattatccATGACTAAAACAATCACAGAGGCAGTCACTGGTTGGGAGGGTGGATGAACAAAACCCAAAGATTATTGAAGAGAAGGCAGAGTAAAAAAATCTGTGTAATTTCCTTTTAGTTTCACCaaggacaaaaaaaataaagatggtAACTTTAAGACTTCACCCCCCCCATCGTGATAATCTTTGGCACAGCTGAGATGGGTTACAAAGTCTGCTCATCAGCTAGAGGTTATTTGGTATATAACTGATGTTAATcgaaccaggtgggtgtttcatgaagctgtttgtaagttaagggTGACTtcacgcacgactggtgatatCTTCTTGTGGTAACCGATACACAACAGATTTTCATTGGTGTCAATGTAGTTCCTAAGAATGGATTGCTAGTCATTTGTAAAGCCGCTCATAACCTTTGAGTTTGCACTAtcagtttgaaaatgaaatgacaaagaacttTCATAATCATGGAAACAGATCTCTTCCATCATCCTGATTACGACGGCAACGCTAGTGAAGTATATcctctttaaaataaatatcacaaCCGCAAACTGTAACTTTATTTGATAGTACAAGCTGCTCCAGAATGATCAAGGGCCTAATTCTTCAACACTCTCATTTCTTGGCTTTTCGCTCTCTCCCATAAGCCCGTCTTTCAATCTCTCTTACTGATTCCCTTCAGCACCACAGGTCCATAATTATCTCCAGAATATAAGTGTAAAAAATCATATCACTTTCAATATCCACTACTGATGGTTTATTTGGTTGTTCATCTGATGAAAATGGTTTTCTTGCACCCCTAGGGGACCATGATTAACAACAACCCTTTAACCCCTCCCCTTACCACGCCACAGGTCTGTTATACACAGAGTTACatctatggtaactttgccattacggcaactaccatggtaacatacATAGcggcagccaatcacaatcaaggttaccTTGGTAATAGAGTCACTAATGAAAGATCCCCAGGGATGCTAACCCTGTAAtagaaataaaagtattttcagggatgaaaaaaaaaggattttggttgaaaaaaagagtattttcaACTTTTTCCAATAGATATGTGTATatgattttgagaaaaaaattacttcataAAACCTggtcattttattcaaaagggTATTAAGATACTGCCAAAAAAGAacagttggcatctctgtattaCCATTGTTACCATGCCATTGGATAAAGTTACTAACTTTTTTAATCCTCGATTTTGATTTGCTGTGTTGTAACATTGTTACCATGACATTTACCACgtgatggcaaagttaccataataataatttgcCAATGGACTcaggatgacaacaaaaattatacaaatggcaggggccgcggaaaacaagagggggggggggggctttcaaaacccgtgtacaaaaacgtgaaaatgaccatatgattgtgattttttgcatggtcagtaCCCCACTATTGGCTCAGTCCCCCTCCTTTGAAAACAGTTCTGCGGCCCCTGAATGGGTTGTATCACTATTAAGTGCGCTAGAAATAAATATCTGTATGAAACAAATCATTACTTCTTAATACAAAGTTCCATTTTAATGgtacaaaaatgaacaaatacaCTTCCCTTCTACAAAGAGATCTGACAGTTTAACTAAACTCTTCATCCACCTGCCTCAACAATAATAcacaatttcatatcaaaggGGTACTTCAGTCTGAAATGGACATACTATTAGTAGAGAATAGAGTTAATACAATTAAACTTACATTTaacctctacatgtatattattcaGTGATATTTGTGTTCATCTTATTCTCTTAACTGCATTCACTCTTACTTGGAAGTACTTGTTAGGGTGAAATTGTCATTACTGACTATCTCTGAGAAACCAGTTATGTTGGCAGTCCAGTGGATGTAcactttgtaaacaaatttcttaaatgtattattttttgccagaataaaaatgataataaacataatcACAAAGTCACAGTCGTGTGATTTCTTTGATTATGCCAATTTGTGCATTAAATCATGATTCTTCTCTACATCAAAAATAAGGTTCAAATA carries:
- the LOC121406336 gene encoding uncharacterized protein LOC121406336 → MSGSSDLLKDAKRSVEMEKESKCRTIMWSVPRSVSTALTKCIAAGAPADSTVWFEPFCYSRAISIIASAKHNISLPLDYDGNEKTFEQAASAIGDMMSCKVHPEHLAYGSLKQLLEKDASPCVFVKDLAQAMNKDKIQYLPQGYKYVFLIRHPLRVFYSFRKVAYANSAKFEGDSKATMAEEEYDIERDYVMFDRAGLYFRGIHETWKYVKDNLNSEPVVIDGDDLLARPAEMLPKICEAIGIPYRESMMHWNPSTDIVKKWVHPADGLLDELMYIYDRALTSSEFAPANPMPRRDQVTQDVIRLTDQVMKYYEEMYETRMK